The Pseudomonas benzenivorans region CTGCCTTCCAGCTCGGCGTTCACTTCGACGATCTCGCCTTCCAGCGGCATGGTGATGTTGCTGGCGGCCTTGACCGACTCCAGCACGGCCACTTCGGCGCCTGCGCTATAGGACTGTGCGTCCGGCAGCTGCACGAATACCACGTCACCCAGGGCTTCCTGGGCATAAGCGGTGATGCCAACGGTAACCAGGCCATCGGCTTCCTGACGCAGCCATTCGTGATCGACAGTAAAACGCAACTCGCTCATGTGGACTCCTCAAGTAGTCAGACTCGCCCGGTTCTTGTTTGGGCGATGATCAAGGTGCTCGTGCCGGGCAGCGAGCGCTCTTGCGTGAATAGTTAGCAAGGCCGATGCCATGTTATTTTTTTATAATAAAATCAATAACTTACATGGACAGTTTAAGTTTGGTGGGTTGGGCCTTGTATCGATTTCGATACGATCGCCTGCGCAGCGACCCGGATAGCGAGGGAAAAGCCCCTGAATGTCGCGCTGTGACAGGTCGGCGTCGCTTTCGTGTCGTTTTCATTACGATGTATCGAAATCGATACGGATGTGATGACCAGGCTTCCGAGCGCTGGCTGGCGGCCAGGCGCCCCGGGGGCTAGGGGCATTCAGCCGTTCGATAGTGGTGCATCGAGCCCGCCCATGGAGGACGGGAAAGCGCCGCGCCAGAGGGGGATTCAGCCTTTCGGTTGACAGGGCGAATACCACTTTCGGGCGCTTATCCGCCTGGGGGCGACTGGTTAGCGTTGGGGCCTCGACACGCAACCATGCTTTCCAGGAGAGCCGCATGACAACAAGAACAAGACATGCCGTGTTCCAGCCCTGTGCGTTGGCCGCCGCCATAGCCCTGGGCGGTATCGCCCCGGTCCAGGCGATCGACTTCAGCCTCGGCGACGTGGAGGGGCAGTTCGACTCCTCGTTGTCCGTGGGCGCCAGCTGGGCGGTGCGCGGCGCCGACCCGGACTTCGTCTCCACCGCCAGCGGCGGCTCGGCCTCCTCGCGCACCTCGGACGACGGCCGCCTGAACTTCAAGAAGGGCGAGACCTTCTCGAAGATCTTCAAGGGCATCCACGACCTGGAGCTGAGATACGGCGACAGCGGTGCCTTCATCCGCGGCAAGTACTGGTACGACTTCGAGACCAAGGACGAGCACCGGCTGTTCTACGACATCGAGGACCACAACCGCAAACAGGCGGCGCAGTCCTCGGGGGCGGAGATACTCGACGCCTTCCTCTACCACAACTACAGCCTCGCCGGCCTGCCGGGCAGCGTGCGGGTCGGCAAGCAGGTGGTCAGCTGGGGCGAGAGCACCTTCATCCAGAACTCGATCAACTCGATCAACCCGATCGACGCCGCCGCCTTCCGCCGCCCCGGCGCGGAGATCAAGGAGGGCCTGATCCCGGTCAACATGCTCTATCTGTCGCAGAGCCTGAGCGATTCGCTGAGCCTGGAGGCCTTCTACCAGCTGGAGTGGGACCAGACGGTGGCGGACAACTGCGGCACCTTCTTCTCCACCGCCGACGTGGTCGCCGATGGCTGCGAGGACCGCCTGGTGGTGTTCGGCCCGGACCTGCCGCCGGGCGAGTCGAACAACAGCTTCGCCCCCGGGGAGAACCTCTACATCCCCCGCGCCGGCGACCGCGACGCCCGCGACAGCGGCCAGTACGGGGTGGCCCTGCGCTGGTTCGCCGAGGCGCTGAACGACACCGAGTTCGGCTTCTATGCCATGAACTACCACAGCCGCAACCCGGTGTTCAGCACCATCCGCACCACCACGCCGTCGGCGGCCTTCATCCCCGGTGCGCCGAACGCCCGCTACTTCATCGAGTATCCCGAGGACATCCGCCTCTACGGCCTGAGCTTCCAGACCAACGTCGGCGGCACCGCGCTGTCCGGCGAGCTCAGCTACCGGCCGAACATGCCGCTGCAGATCAACTCCACCGACCTGTCCTTCGCCGCCCTCGGCCTGCCGGTCGCGCCGGTGTTCACCAGCGGCCACGCGCAGAACCGCGCCGGCGCCGATATCCACGGCTACGAGCGCCGTGGCGTGACCCAGGCCCAGCTCACCGCGGTGCAGTTCATCGACCGGGTGCTCGGTGCCAGCCGCCTGACCCTGCTCGGCGAGGTCGGCTACAACCACATCAACGGCATCGACGAGGACGTCGGCGAGCTGCGCTTCGGCCGCGACCCCATCTTCGGCGCCGGCGAGTTCGTCGCCCCGGGCGTCTGCGCGCTGTTCAACGCGGCCAACCCGGACGAGTGCCAGGGCGACGGCTTCTTCACCCGCAACTCCTGGGGCTACCGCCTGCGCGCCAGCGCCGAGTACGCCAACGTCTTCGCCGGCATCAACCTGACCCCGAGCATCGCCTGGTCCCATGACGTCGACGGCGTTGGTCCGAACTTCAACGAGGGCAGCAAGGCCGTCAGCCTCGGCCTCGGCGCCGACTACCAGAACACCTACACCGCCAGCCTCAGCTACACCGACTTCTTCGGCGGCGAGTACAACACCGTCACCGACCGCGACTTCGTCGCGCTGAGCTTCGGTGTGAACTTCTGATCAACGACGCGCAAAGGATCCCCACACGATGAAAAGCACAAGAATCCTGCACACCGGCGTCCTGGCCCTGAGCCTGCTGGCCGGCAGCGTGATGGCCGCGGTCTCCGAGCAGGAGGCGGCGCAACTGGGCAGCAGCCTGACCCCGCTGGGCGCACAGATGGCCGGCAATGCCGACGGCAGCATCCCGGCCTGGAGCGGCGGCCTGCCGGCCGACGCGGCCAGGGTCGACGCCAAGGGCTTTCTCGCCGACCCCTTCGCTGCCGAGCAGCCGCTGTTCACCATCGACGCGAACAACGCCGAGCAGTACCGGGACAAGCTGTCCGCCGGCCAGCTGGCGATGCTCAAGCGCTACCCGGACAGCTACCGCATCCCGGTCTACCCGACCCATCGCACCGCGGCGGTGCCCGAGGCGATCTACGCCGCGGCCAGGCGCAGCGCGCTGAACACCACCGCGGTGGACGGCGGCAACGGCCTGCAGAACTTCGCCGACAGCCGCTACTACGCCTTCCCCATCCCCAAGAGCGGGGTCGAGGTGGTGTGGAACCACATCACCCGCTACCGCGGCGGCAACGTGCGCCGCCTGATCACCCAGGCGACGCCGCAGACCAACGGCTCCTACAGCCTGGTGAAGTTCGAGGACGAGGTGGCCTTTCCCGCCGACATGCCCGACATAGACCCGGCCAAGGCCGGCAACATCCTGCTTTACTTCAAGCAACGGGTTACCGCACCCGCGCGCCTGGCCGGCAACGTGCTGCTGGTCCACGAGACCATCGACCAGGTCAAGGAGCCGCGCCTGGCGTGGATCTACAACGCCGGCCAGCGCCGCGTGCGCCGCGCCCCGCAGGTGGCCTACGACGGTCCCGGCACCGCCTCCGACGGCATGCGCACCGCGGACAACTTCGACCTGTTCTCCGGCGCCCCGGACCGCTACGACTGGAAGCTGATCGGCAAGAAGGAGATGTACATCCCCTACAACAGCTACCGGCTCGACTCGCCGGCGCTGAGCTACGACGAGGTGATCAAGGCCGGGCACATCAACCAGGACCTGACCCGCTACGAGCTGCACCGGGTCTGGGAGGTGGAGGCGACCCTGAAGTCCGGCGAGCGGCACATCTACGCCAAGCGCCACCTGTACTTCGACGAGGACAGCTGGCAGCTGGCCCTGGTCGATCACTACGACGGTCGCGGCCAGCTGTGGCGGGTGGCCGAGGGCCATGCCCAGCAGTACTTCAACCACAAGGTGCCGAGCTACACCCTGGAGGCGCTGTACGACCTGATCGCCGGGCGCTACCTGGCCCTGGGCATGAAGAACGAGGAGAAGTCGGCCTACGACTTCGGCTTCGATGCCAGCGCCGCCGACTACACGCCGGCGGCGCTGAGAACCTCCGGGGTGCGTTGAGGCACCGATGGTTCGACGACGCCATGATTCGGCGGCCTGCGGGCCGCCTTCTTTATTTGCGACCATCAGGGAGGCTGATACAGCTGTCGTGGCGGGGCGCCGGCGGCTAGCCTCGAAGCAACCGGGTCGCCCGATAACAACCAGCAACGACCGCCATGACCGCCCACGCCCCAGCGTCCGTCACGCCCCTCGTCCCGTCGTCCTGCGCCCGCGCCACGCCGCCGCGCCAGCCTCCCGGGCATATCCGGCGCGCGCCGTTGCAGCGGCGCCTGTTGCAGCAGGACTGCCGTCTGCGCCTGCTGGTCGGCCCGGCCGGTTTCGGCAAGTCGGTGTTGCTCGCCGACTGCGCCCGGGCCGCGCCTGCCGGTTGCACCGCGCTGTGGCTCAGTTGCGCCGGCCAGCCCTGGTCGCCGGCCACGCTCTGCGCGCAGCTGGCGCTCGCCCTGGGCTATCCGCCGGGCGGCGAGGCGCAGCTGCTGGCATGCCTGGAGCACGAGCCGCGGCATCTGTGGCTGTTTCTCGACGACTACCCGCGCGCGCCGGACGCCGCCCTGGACGCCTGTCTCGAGCGCCTGCTCGGCGCGGCCGCGGACGGCATCCGCTGGTGGCTGGGCAGCCGGCGGCGGCCGACCTGCAACCTGCCGCGCCTGCTGCTCGAAGGCGAGCTGCTCGAGCTGAGCGCCGCGGACCTGTGTTTCTCCGGCGAAGAGGTCGGTGCCTGGCTGCGGCAAGTCGCGGCCACCCGGCTGGCCTGGGCCGACAGCCTCCTGGCGCAGAGCCGCGGCTGGCCGGCGGCGTTGCGTCTGTGCCTGCTCGCCGCCCAGGGTGAGCCCGGCGTGCTCGTGCCGGAGCATGACGGCCTGCTGCGCGAGTACATCGAGCACGAGGTGTTGCACGGGCTGCCCCGCGAGCTGGAGCAGGCGCTCGGGCGCTTGGCGCAGATTCCCCGTTTCAACGCCGAGCTGTGCGAGCACCTGCTCGGGGTTGGCGAGGGCGCCGACTGGTTGCAGGCGTTGCGCGCCCGTGGCCTGTTCATCGATGAGCTGGAAGGGCAGGCCGGCTGGTACGAGGTGTTTGCGCCCATGGCCGCGCTGCTGCAGCAGCGGGCCAAGGGCGGGTCCTGCGCCCGCCTGCACCTGCAGGCCAGCCAGTGGTTCGCCGCGTGCGGCGATACCCGCTCGGCGGTGGAGCATGCGCTCAAGGGCGGGCAGCCGGAGGTGGCGGCGAGTTTTCTCGAACGCTTCACCGAGGAGCAGGTGCTGCAGGGCCAGGACCTGGCGTTGATCCTGCGCTGGCGCGGCGAGCTGCCGGAGAGCCTGCTGCTGAGTACGCCGCGCCTGATCCTGCTCAACGCCTGGGTGCTGCTGCTGGTCGGCCGTCTGGACGAGGCCCAGGCCTGCGCCGATCAGCTGGCGCGCTTCCAGCCCAGGGCCGATGGCGAGCGCACGGTGGAGCTGTTCGCCCAGTGGCAGGCGCTCAGCGGCATCCTCGCCTTCGGCCGCGGCTGTGCCGAGCAGGCCCGCCGGCACCTGGCCGAGGC contains the following coding sequences:
- a CDS encoding DUF1302 domain-containing protein — translated: MTTRTRHAVFQPCALAAAIALGGIAPVQAIDFSLGDVEGQFDSSLSVGASWAVRGADPDFVSTASGGSASSRTSDDGRLNFKKGETFSKIFKGIHDLELRYGDSGAFIRGKYWYDFETKDEHRLFYDIEDHNRKQAAQSSGAEILDAFLYHNYSLAGLPGSVRVGKQVVSWGESTFIQNSINSINPIDAAAFRRPGAEIKEGLIPVNMLYLSQSLSDSLSLEAFYQLEWDQTVADNCGTFFSTADVVADGCEDRLVVFGPDLPPGESNNSFAPGENLYIPRAGDRDARDSGQYGVALRWFAEALNDTEFGFYAMNYHSRNPVFSTIRTTTPSAAFIPGAPNARYFIEYPEDIRLYGLSFQTNVGGTALSGELSYRPNMPLQINSTDLSFAALGLPVAPVFTSGHAQNRAGADIHGYERRGVTQAQLTAVQFIDRVLGASRLTLLGEVGYNHINGIDEDVGELRFGRDPIFGAGEFVAPGVCALFNAANPDECQGDGFFTRNSWGYRLRASAEYANVFAGINLTPSIAWSHDVDGVGPNFNEGSKAVSLGLGADYQNTYTASLSYTDFFGGEYNTVTDRDFVALSFGVNF
- a CDS encoding DUF1329 domain-containing protein produces the protein MKSTRILHTGVLALSLLAGSVMAAVSEQEAAQLGSSLTPLGAQMAGNADGSIPAWSGGLPADAARVDAKGFLADPFAAEQPLFTIDANNAEQYRDKLSAGQLAMLKRYPDSYRIPVYPTHRTAAVPEAIYAAARRSALNTTAVDGGNGLQNFADSRYYAFPIPKSGVEVVWNHITRYRGGNVRRLITQATPQTNGSYSLVKFEDEVAFPADMPDIDPAKAGNILLYFKQRVTAPARLAGNVLLVHETIDQVKEPRLAWIYNAGQRRVRRAPQVAYDGPGTASDGMRTADNFDLFSGAPDRYDWKLIGKKEMYIPYNSYRLDSPALSYDEVIKAGHINQDLTRYELHRVWEVEATLKSGERHIYAKRHLYFDEDSWQLALVDHYDGRGQLWRVAEGHAQQYFNHKVPSYTLEALYDLIAGRYLALGMKNEEKSAYDFGFDASAADYTPAALRTSGVR
- a CDS encoding helix-turn-helix transcriptional regulator, which gives rise to MTAHAPASVTPLVPSSCARATPPRQPPGHIRRAPLQRRLLQQDCRLRLLVGPAGFGKSVLLADCARAAPAGCTALWLSCAGQPWSPATLCAQLALALGYPPGGEAQLLACLEHEPRHLWLFLDDYPRAPDAALDACLERLLGAAADGIRWWLGSRRRPTCNLPRLLLEGELLELSAADLCFSGEEVGAWLRQVAATRLAWADSLLAQSRGWPAALRLCLLAAQGEPGVLVPEHDGLLREYIEHEVLHGLPRELEQALGRLAQIPRFNAELCEHLLGVGEGADWLQALRARGLFIDELEGQAGWYEVFAPMAALLQQRAKGGSCARLHLQASQWFAACGDTRSAVEHALKGGQPEVAASFLERFTEEQVLQGQDLALILRWRGELPESLLLSTPRLILLNAWVLLLVGRLDEAQACADQLARFQPRADGERTVELFAQWQALSGILAFGRGCAEQARRHLAEALARLPEQAWAQSLLCRSALTQMAIGEGRLEQAQRLGYEALKQARRCGSAVFEALLELDHGLLLESRGEFARAQALLQRVYEQLEAQPARSSPVRGRMLLRLGRLALRQGQLEQAADQLQTGLDEALRHEDPGAFHGFLGLAELAARQRDIPGAFAHLAEAERLMQRQRVADTLYRGVLLLASSRLWLWQGHRPRAREALSRVLEHGQRHRALLPPATFPELLPRLRQLLLRVELEQGADVRQSLRVQLDQALAEGRQALAGELWLSLAEACAAAGDAPAAAQARQAGQALRQRLNYRCLWFEADEGPAGSAANGDGPTPLSGREVTVLRLIAQGCSNQEVAEQLYISLHTVKTHARRINGKLGVTRRTQAVARAKALGLL
- the gcvH gene encoding glycine cleavage system protein GcvH — its product is MSELRFTVDHEWLRQEADGLVTVGITAYAQEALGDVVFVQLPDAQSYSAGAEVAVLESVKAASNITMPLEGEIVEVNAELEGSPELVNEDPLGKGWFFRFRPANAGAVAELLDQAAYDRLLKANDDA